In Candidatus Dormiibacterota bacterium, the DNA window AGCAGTATTTGGATACTATCAAGGATCACATTCAGGAACAGTCATCGGCTATCGTTCAGCTTAAGGCCGATCTGGAGAAACAGAAGGCCGAGATGGAAATTGCTATTAAACAGCAATCAGACCTTTCCCAGGCTTTAGCCATACAGCAGGCTGAAGCTGCTCAAATATTAAGCGTTACCCGCGGCGAAGAGGGCCGCTATGCACAGCTTGCCAGTGCTAATAATGCCAAAGCCGAGGAGTTAAAGCGGCAGCAGGCAGCAATTATATCCTCCCAATTCGGCAGGGGTTCGACAGCCGGCTCCTGCGGGGGCGGTTACCCGGCCAAGTGGTGTAACGCCCCGCAAGATAGCCTGGTGGACGATTGGGGGATGTACAACCGTGAGTGTGTCAGTTATACGGCTTTCAAGGTGGCCAGTTCCGGCCGGTATATGCCGTACTGGGGCGGCCGGGGCAATGCCAAGCAGTGGCCGGATAACGCTAGAGCAGCCGGTATCCCGGTAGATGGCAATCCGCGCGCCGGAGATGTGGCTGCTTCGCTTTCGGGGCCATACGGACACGTTATGTATGTTGAGCGCGTGAATGGTAACGGTACTATTGATATCAGCCAGTATAACGCTGAGAATCAAGGCCTATACAGCACAAATACCATTTCAGCCAGCGGCCTGCAGTTCATTCACTTTTAACTGCCCCCAAAAGTGATACAATAAGCTTATAAACATAAGGATTTTGGTTGCCCGATAATTTTCAGATTAGCAAAATAGCAGCCATTGGGGCGACGTTACTACTTGTCGGTGTTGGTTTTGTATTCGGCCAGGTCAGCCCTAGTGTGGTTTCTGTAGGCACCGATACAAAAAGCCTTAATTTTGCCAGCCTGCAAGAAACATATGAAATCTTGCAGCGTAAATATGATGGCCAGCTAGATCCGGCGAAGGTGCTTGAGGGTGCCAAAGCGGGGTTGGTGGGGTCAACAGGCGATCCTTACACTGTCTACTTGAACAAAGAGCAGGCGCAGGCGCTGGAGGATGATCTCTCAGGGACGCTTTCAGGTATTGGTGCCGAGGTCGGCATAAAGGGCGGCAAGCTGACTATTATTGCCCCTTTAAGTGGCTCACCGGCTGAGGCGGCCGGGCTCAAACCGGGTGACTATGTCATAAAGGTGGATGAGACAGATACGGCCGGTCTACCGTTAGATGAAGCTGTGAGTAAGATTCGCGGACCGAAAGACACCAAGGTAATGCTTAAGATCATTCGCGGCAATGGCGAGCCGTTCGATATTAATATTACCCGCCAAGTCATTAATGTCTCTAGTGTTAAATCTAGTTTAAAAAACGGTAATATAGGCCATATTCAACTCACGCGGTTTGCAGATGATAGCGGGGAGAAGGTGGCCGAAGCCGCCCGCAGCCTTAAGGCGCAGGGCGCTACCAAATTCATACTCGATATGCGCAATAACCCTGGCGGCTATCTTGCCTCTTCGGTCGATGTCTCTAGCCAGTTCCTACCTGCAGGCAAACTGATAGTGGAGGAAAAGCATGGGCAAAAGGTGCGTGAAAGCCTTAAAAGCCAGAAGGGCGGGGAATTAATTGGAGTGTCGCTCGTGGTACTGATAAACGAAGGCAGCGCCTCAGCCAGTGAGATTGTAGCAGGTGCTTTGCAAGATCATCGGGCTGCCAAGCTAATTGGAGAAAAAACATTTGGCAAAGGCAGCGTGCAGGAGATTATTAAGATCCCTGGAGGAGAGCTGAAGATTACGGTAGCCAGATGGTATACACCAAAGGGCCGCAATATAGACAAAGAGGGTATTAAGCCGGATATTAAGGTTAAACAGACACAGGCCGATTTTGATGCCAGCCGCGATCCGCAGCTGGAGAGAGCCCTGCAGGAATTAAAGTAGCAGATAGCATCTAGGTCTAGCGAGCCCACTAAATAATGCCAACGCTTTTATAAAAAACCTTAATACAGTATGATTAAAAGAAGAGAATACCGCTAATGCTTATGGGGGAATAGGTGGCTAAAACCAAGTATATTTTTGTGACAGGTGGAGTGCTTTCCGGGCTTGGAAAGGGCATTACAGCCGCTTCTTTGGGCACTATACTAAAAGCTCGCGGCTATAAGGTAAACATTCAAAAGTGTGACCCTTATCTGAATACCGATGCCGGCACCCTTAACCCAGCAGAACACGGTGAGGTGTTTGTGACGGCCGATGGGGCCGAGACCGATCTGGATCTTGGGCACTATGAGCGGTTTTTAGACCAAGAGCTAACTCAAAAAAGCTCGCTGATGAATGGGCAGATTTATGCCAATATCATTGCAGATGAGAGAAGCGGCAAATACCTAGGTAAAACAGTCCAGATTATCCCTCATGTCACGGGCGAGATTCAAAACCAAATCGTGGAGGCCGGCCGTGGCTACGATATTCATATTGTAGAGATTGGCGGCACAGTGGGCGACTATGAAAGCCTAGCCTTTTTGGATGCCATTCGGCAGTTTCGCCGCCAGGTCGGCCACGAAAACACGGTGGTGGCTCATGTGGTTTACCTACCATACCTAGAGGCCAGCAAGGAGCTTAAGACTAAACCGGCGCAGAATACGGTGCGCGATCTAAGAGCGG includes these proteins:
- a CDS encoding CHAP domain-containing protein, giving the protein QYLDTIKDHIQEQSSAIVQLKADLEKQKAEMEIAIKQQSDLSQALAIQQAEAAQILSVTRGEEGRYAQLASANNAKAEELKRQQAAIISSQFGRGSTAGSCGGGYPAKWCNAPQDSLVDDWGMYNRECVSYTAFKVASSGRYMPYWGGRGNAKQWPDNARAAGIPVDGNPRAGDVAASLSGPYGHVMYVERVNGNGTIDISQYNAENQGLYSTNTISASGLQFIHF
- a CDS encoding S41 family peptidase, whose product is MPDNFQISKIAAIGATLLLVGVGFVFGQVSPSVVSVGTDTKSLNFASLQETYEILQRKYDGQLDPAKVLEGAKAGLVGSTGDPYTVYLNKEQAQALEDDLSGTLSGIGAEVGIKGGKLTIIAPLSGSPAEAAGLKPGDYVIKVDETDTAGLPLDEAVSKIRGPKDTKVMLKIIRGNGEPFDINITRQVINVSSVKSSLKNGNIGHIQLTRFADDSGEKVAEAARSLKAQGATKFILDMRNNPGGYLASSVDVSSQFLPAGKLIVEEKHGQKVRESLKSQKGGELIGVSLVVLINEGSASASEIVAGALQDHRAAKLIGEKTFGKGSVQEIIKIPGGELKITVARWYTPKGRNIDKEGIKPDIKVKQTQADFDASRDPQLERALQELK